In the Nitrospirota bacterium genome, GGATGTACCTGAGGCTCGCCTTCGCGGTAGCGGCCCACCTCGAGCCCGAGATCATGATCGTCGACGAGGTGCTCGCCGTCGGCGACGCCACCTTCCAGAAAAAATGCATCGGCAAGATGCAGGATGTCGGGAACCGCGGACGCACGGTGCTTCTCGTCACGCACAACATGACGGCAGTCGCCCGCCTCTGCAAGCGCGCGATTCTCCTCGACGGAGGTTCCGTCACCCACGACGGACCGGCTGACCAGGTCGTGGGAGCGTACCTGAAGCATGAGGACAGCGGGGTTGCCGAACGGATATGGCCTGACGAGCAGACCGCCCCCGGAGGCGGGATCGTACGCCTGCGCGCCGTGAGGGCAAAGACGGAGGACGGCCGCGTCGAAAAGCGCTTCGATATACGGAGGCCGATCGGCATCGAGATGGAGTACGACGTGCTCAAGTCCGGCTATGTGCTGCTCCCCCATCTCAATATCGACAATGAGGAGGGGCTCTCGGTATTCACCTCCATCGATACCGATCCCCGCTGGCGCGCCAGGGCCCGTCCCGCAGGACGCTACACCAGCACGGCATGGATCCCCGGCAATTTCCTCTCGGAAGGCATGCTCTTCGTGGAGGCCTGCATGCTCACGACGAACCCGCGGACGAACCAGTTTACCGCAGCGGACGCGGTCGCGTTCCAGGTCGTCGACAGCGGTGAAGGAGACTCGGCGCGCGGCGATTGGCTCGGCTCCCTCAAGGGCGCCGTAAGGCCGCTCTTGAAGTGGGAGACCGATCTCGGCGGCAAGAGAAAGAGCCGGCAGAGCAGCAACGGGAAGAAAAGAGTATACAGGGAGCTGTGCAGATAGCCCTGAACCCGCCGACCGCCCGCAGCTTCGAGCAGCGCATCTCCTGAGAGGCGGCACGTTCACCTGAACTGCCCGGTTTATGATAAAAAGAATGGTCAGGACAGCCGCCCTGAAGCTCGGGGTGGAGATAGCGAGGAGGTCTTCCCCTCCCGAAGGCGCCGCGGATACCGTGGTGTCACTCCGCCCCGAAGTCCCCGGCGACGGCACGGTGCTGCTCTCCTACATACTCTCTCCGTTCCTGCTGAAGGAGCATGAGCCGCTGCCGACGTCGCATAACAACTACCGGCGCTCTCTGCAGATCGCGAAGGTGTTCCTCT is a window encoding:
- a CDS encoding ABC transporter ATP-binding protein, giving the protein MYLRLAFAVAAHLEPEIMIVDEVLAVGDATFQKKCIGKMQDVGNRGRTVLLVTHNMTAVARLCKRAILLDGGSVTHDGPADQVVGAYLKHEDSGVAERIWPDEQTAPGGGIVRLRAVRAKTEDGRVEKRFDIRRPIGIEMEYDVLKSGYVLLPHLNIDNEEGLSVFTSIDTDPRWRARARPAGRYTSTAWIPGNFLSEGMLFVEACMLTTNPRTNQFTAADAVAFQVVDSGEGDSARGDWLGSLKGAVRPLLKWETDLGGKRKSRQSSNGKKRVYRELCR